One Bremerella sp. JC817 genomic window carries:
- a CDS encoding helix-turn-helix domain-containing protein, producing the protein MNVDFQKQFFAQMGSRHQMQFLYDAVPDVFFFTKDRDSRMVWANRQLIKRLGATREEDVVGAHDSKFFPMEVAKKYRADDCYVMETAQPINNRVEVFYNETKILDWYITSKIPVFNESGSEVIGVAGVIRSYKAGKRWAAPASEIEEIVEYMRTPEGSLATVEELADRAHISSRQLNRKFQAVFGMSVRDFKIRTRLNSAADDLSNTDHSICQIATDHDFSDQSTFSRLFRKHMGMTPLEYRRSYHNPLGNGSESDA; encoded by the coding sequence ATGAATGTGGACTTTCAGAAACAGTTCTTTGCGCAGATGGGGTCACGGCACCAGATGCAGTTTCTGTACGATGCCGTCCCGGACGTGTTCTTCTTCACGAAGGATCGCGACAGCCGCATGGTCTGGGCGAATCGTCAGTTGATCAAACGGTTGGGTGCCACGCGCGAAGAAGATGTCGTTGGCGCTCACGACTCGAAGTTCTTTCCGATGGAAGTCGCCAAGAAGTATCGTGCCGACGACTGCTACGTGATGGAGACCGCCCAGCCGATCAACAACCGTGTCGAGGTATTCTATAACGAAACAAAGATTCTCGACTGGTACATTACGAGCAAGATTCCGGTCTTCAACGAATCGGGCAGCGAGGTCATCGGCGTCGCCGGCGTCATTCGCAGTTACAAGGCCGGCAAACGCTGGGCCGCGCCGGCTTCCGAGATTGAAGAAATCGTCGAGTACATGCGAACGCCGGAAGGCTCGCTGGCGACGGTGGAAGAACTGGCCGACCGGGCTCACATTTCTTCGCGGCAACTCAATCGCAAGTTCCAGGCGGTGTTCGGAATGAGCGTTCGTGATTTCAAGATCCGCACGAGGCTCAATTCTGCGGCGGACGATCTTAGCAACACCGATCACTCGATCTGCCAAATCGCGACCGATCATGACTTCTCGGATCAAAGTACCTTCAGTCGTCTCTTCCGCAAG